TCTGGACTGACGAGGCGACGCTCGGCGGAGCGAGTCTCACCTCGGGCAAGTTGGCGGTCGACGCGAGCGACTGCGACGCCGGGGCTGCGGTATGGACGCTCGAAGGCGATGCCTTCGACCCCGCAACCGACAGGCTGATCCCAGGTGACACCCTCACCATGACCTGTGACGTGGCCATCGACGTCGCCGGCACCCACTTGACCCAGGTCGACATCGAAGCGGTCGTGCCGTCGGGTGCTCTCGCCGGGGCGTGGGAAGAGGTGACCGTGGCGGCCACCGTCCGCGGTACAGCGACGGGAGCCGAAGACGTGACCGTGACCGGAGGGACAAACCTGATCCCGGTCGTGGTCACGGTGACGTGGCCCCACGGCACGGAGGACAACGACCTCAACGGCGGTCTCACCACCACGCTCGGGGACATCGTGGTCGCCGTCGCGCAGGATCACCAGGACGACTAGGGCGTGTCTGACAAAGATTGGGCGGTAGGTCTGGGAACGTTCGGGTCGTGTCGCGTTTCCAGATGCTCTCCGATGCCCAGTGGTCGTTGATCGAGGACCTGCTTCCGAAGCCGACGGGGCGCCAGGGCCGCCCGTTTGCTGATGCGCGCCAGGTCGTGGAGGGCATCATCTACCGCTACCGAACCGGGATCGCCTGGCGCGATTCGCCCGAGGTGTACGGGCCATGGCAGACGTTGTGGACCTGGCATCGACGGATGGCCGAGGACGGCACGTGGGACACCGTGCTGGACCGGTTGACCGCTGCGGCCGATGCTGCCGGGCTGGTCGATTGGTCGCTGTCGGTGGACTCCACGATCGCGCGTGCTCACCAGCACGCGACGAACACCACGCGCCTCACAGGGGGCTGGATCGAGTTACACGAATCCACCCGACCGGCTCGCGGAGCCGCCTGACCACGCGATCGGGCGTTCCCGCGGCGGGTTGTCGACCAAGATCCACTCCCTGGTCGAGGGCCACGGCCTACCGATGGTGGTGCTGCTCAGTCCCGGGCAGGCGGGCGATTCGCCGATGTTCGGGCCGTTGATGGCGCACCTGCGCGTCGCGCAGCCGGTCGGGCGAGCACGAACCAGACCCGACCTCGTGCGCGCGGACAAGGCCTACTCCTCACGCGCGATCCGCACTCATCTGCGCCAGCGCGGCATCCGCGCAGCCATCCCTGAGCCTTCCGACCAACAAGGACACCGCCGACGGCGAGGATCGCGCGGCGGACGACCGCCGGCTTTCGACGCCGAGATCTACAAGGGACGCAACGTCGTCGAGCGCCGCTTCTGCCACCTCAAGCAGTGGCGCGGACTCGCCACCCGCTACGACAAGCTCGCCATCACCTACCGCGCAGCCGCTGTCCTCAACGCCGTGATCGCCTGGACCCGACATTTGTCAGACATGCCCTAATGCGTCTGGCTCGGGACCGACGATGAGGGTGGTGCGCGTGGTGCTCCGAGCGGGCACCTGGGCAGTGCTGCTGGGA
The nucleotide sequence above comes from Nocardioides massiliensis. Encoded proteins:
- a CDS encoding alternate-type signal peptide domain-containing protein translates to MRKEVKATLALGAAGALLVGGAGTLAFWTDEATLGGASLTSGKLAVDASDCDAGAAVWTLEGDAFDPATDRLIPGDTLTMTCDVAIDVAGTHLTQVDIEAVVPSGALAGAWEEVTVAATVRGTATGAEDVTVTGGTNLIPVVVTVTWPHGTEDNDLNGGLTTTLGDIVVAVAQDHQDD